From the Desulfosarcina sp. BuS5 genome, one window contains:
- a CDS encoding SDR family NAD(P)-dependent oxidoreductase — translation MRFKDKIFVVTGGGTGIGSCIAKDLCAEGGIVNILGRRSRELEKIKNQTAGKTVCQGKIIPYTCDISSAEQVNKIFDAILKTTGPVNGLVNNAGVNPSRTDIINTDVTAWKNTLDINLSGAFNCSKAAVKQMLLSGMGSIVNISSIAGISAMQNRTAYSASKAGLIGFARAMAIDFAKNQIRVNCVCPGYIETNLVREYLKSLNKEEFDSLVNAHPLKRLGSAKDISQAVLFLLSSAANWITGAVLPVDGGYSMGKEC, via the coding sequence ATGAGATTTAAAGACAAGATTTTTGTTGTTACCGGAGGCGGAACAGGTATCGGCAGTTGTATTGCAAAAGATTTGTGTGCTGAAGGTGGTATAGTAAATATTCTTGGGAGACGCTCCCGGGAACTGGAAAAGATAAAAAATCAAACAGCCGGCAAAACTGTATGCCAAGGTAAAATAATACCTTATACTTGTGATATATCATCTGCAGAACAGGTTAATAAAATTTTCGACGCTATTCTCAAAACAACAGGTCCTGTTAATGGTTTGGTTAATAATGCCGGAGTCAATCCTTCCCGTACTGATATTATTAACACAGATGTAACAGCCTGGAAGAATACGCTGGATATTAATTTAAGTGGAGCTTTTAATTGTTCAAAAGCCGCTGTAAAACAAATGCTGTTGAGTGGAATGGGCAGTATTGTAAACATATCTTCAATAGCAGGGATCAGCGCAATGCAAAACAGAACCGCTTATTCAGCAAGTAAAGCCGGTTTAATAGGCTTTGCCAGGGCAATGGCTATTGATTTTGCAAAAAATCAAATCAGGGTGAATTGTGTGTGCCCCGGATATATTGAAACTAATCTTGTCAGAGAATATCTGAAAAGTTTAAATAAAGAGGAATTCGACAGCCTTGTAAATGCTCACCCATTAAAAAGGTTAGGCTCTGCAAAAGATATTTCACAAGCAGTTTTATTTTTGTTATCCAGTGCTGCGAATTGGATTACAGGCGCTGTATTACCTGTTGATGGCGGCTACAGCATGGGCAAGGAGTGTTGA
- a CDS encoding phosphocholine cytidylyltransferase family protein, with product MIKTAIILAAGIGVRLRPLTLDTPKCLIAIDDKSILDYQLKLLIKMGITNIIIVTGYLSDKIADHIKNHHYDNKVNIHIVFNDRYKETGSCYSLLLCRELIRGKGYIHINSDSYFSIAALKNLLASKQPNVMLTSLPLIQDEDIVRFECNHDRKITKIGRPWYIPEPAGYLVGPVKFSSQGAAIFLDIIEKRIEKEIMNDTCYLFLNEVIDKINLFSLDVGSEKWFEIDTLDDLERAKKILV from the coding sequence ATGATAAAAACCGCTATTATTTTAGCTGCCGGCATAGGCGTACGTTTGCGTCCATTGACTCTTGATACTCCAAAATGCCTGATTGCGATTGATGATAAATCTATCCTTGATTATCAATTGAAACTTTTGATCAAGATGGGGATTACAAATATTATAATTGTTACCGGTTACTTAAGTGATAAAATTGCAGATCATATAAAAAATCATCATTATGATAACAAGGTTAATATTCATATAGTATTTAATGATCGATATAAAGAGACCGGCAGTTGTTATTCTTTGCTGCTATGCAGAGAACTGATCAGGGGTAAGGGTTATATCCATATAAATTCCGATTCTTATTTTTCGATTGCGGCGCTGAAAAATCTTTTGGCAAGTAAGCAGCCGAATGTAATGCTTACATCTTTGCCTCTGATTCAGGACGAAGATATTGTTCGCTTTGAGTGTAACCATGACCGGAAAATTACAAAAATAGGAAGACCATGGTATATCCCTGAACCGGCAGGTTATCTGGTTGGGCCGGTAAAATTTTCTTCACAAGGAGCGGCGATTTTTTTAGATATAATAGAAAAACGGATCGAAAAAGAGATTATGAATGACACATGTTATCTTTTTTTAAATGAAGTAATTGATAAGATTAACCTGTTCAGTCTTGATGTAGGTAGTGAGAAGTGGTTTGAAATAGATACCCTTGATGATCTGGAAAGAGCAAAAAAAATACTGGTATAG
- a CDS encoding CDP-alcohol phosphatidyltransferase family protein, whose protein sequence is MENSTSETKQSQIFNNFKNKVPKRKNLFEAFYNFLASLVTPLFLNTSWTPNQITIISGVFGIAGAALLIFQGHFFLITAGICIQIFTILDLVDGNIARAKKMQSDFGAWLDAFFDKLNDFLIITGLTIGAYRSVGSIHVLILGMCLMGFVFYIQYIMTWSKMQIICAEIAEKSNPGSAQQHRKMNDSAAIVSALKFIFQHAKLGHCAFLFLVSFFAFCNSLYLGLCFLVIHAFITLTALVTLNFLRLRRQ, encoded by the coding sequence ATGGAAAATTCAACATCCGAAACAAAGCAGTCTCAAATATTTAATAATTTTAAAAACAAGGTTCCGAAAAGAAAAAATCTGTTTGAAGCATTTTATAATTTTTTAGCTTCCCTGGTGACGCCCCTCTTTCTCAACACTTCCTGGACACCGAATCAAATAACTATTATTTCAGGAGTTTTCGGTATAGCAGGAGCTGCGTTGCTGATTTTTCAAGGCCATTTTTTTTTAATTACGGCTGGAATATGCATCCAGATTTTTACTATTTTGGATCTTGTTGACGGTAATATTGCCAGAGCTAAAAAGATGCAATCTGATTTTGGAGCATGGCTGGATGCTTTTTTTGACAAGCTTAATGACTTTCTCATAATCACAGGTTTAACTATTGGAGCTTATCGTTCAGTCGGCAGTATTCACGTTTTAATTTTAGGAATGTGCCTGATGGGGTTTGTGTTTTATATTCAGTATATTATGACATGGAGTAAGATGCAGATAATTTGTGCGGAAATTGCCGAAAAGAGTAATCCGGGATCTGCGCAACAGCATCGTAAAATGAATGATTCCGCGGCAATAGTATCTGCGTTAAAATTTATTTTTCAGCATGCAAAGCTTGGGCATTGTGCGTTTCTTTTTTTGGTTTCTTTTTTTGCGTTTTGCAATTCTTTATATTTAGGCCTCTGTTTTCTGGTTATCCATGCATTTATAACTCTGACTGCTTTAGTTACGCTTAATTTTTTACGATTGAGGAGGCAATAG
- a CDS encoding ABC transporter ATP-binding protein — MLNIIKKNRILYFLYPFVARYKYIVVMILITTVVSAFLEGLSIGLLVPFLRSLSGISAETYDSSLMSYVNTFFLKFPEHDRILYISAFIFLAIILKNGIYYISKIFIAYLNTKLAFDIRSKLLSLFINVRLSFFMQHKAADLTDRINLQVHYCGTAVQNILLLISSAIVTLAYIFLMIFISFYITLIASAVIFGIFVFLRYLTSSVRRYGTQSADSIGAMSARIGEMIMGIATVKMFGREKHETNRASELLAIIRDSQYKSLNWEATIQPLSEIFITATILILIIASIFFISQPPDFALLITFLFLLSRLNSKASIISSLFAKTRSQLGYVDRVISIYQDMKSQIFNNGTYEIKKIDDSIFLNNITFYYPGSHQAVFEKSTLKVRKGEKIAIIGPSGSGKSTMINLLLRFYDPDKGSVFIDGKNLTDLEIASYRRRIAIVSQDIFLFHDTVRNNIAYGADNTSNEDIVVACKQAFAHDFIISLEHGYDTVIADRGMKLSGGQKQRIAIARAILKDPDILILDEATSGLDKQTEIQVQESLEKLAIDRTVIIITHRLKALKKVDKVYEIKDGKFILKG; from the coding sequence ATGTTGAATATCATAAAAAAAAACAGGATATTATATTTTTTATATCCTTTTGTTGCCCGATACAAATATATAGTTGTGATGATATTGATTACCACTGTTGTATCGGCATTCCTGGAAGGATTATCAATCGGGCTCCTTGTCCCTTTCCTCAGGTCTTTATCAGGAATCAGCGCCGAAACGTATGATTCTTCATTGATGTCATATGTTAATACTTTTTTTTTAAAATTTCCTGAACACGACAGAATACTTTATATTTCCGCCTTTATTTTTTTGGCGATAATTTTAAAAAATGGAATTTACTATATATCAAAGATTTTTATTGCATATTTAAATACAAAATTAGCCTTTGATATACGCAGCAAACTTCTTTCATTATTTATCAATGTACGTCTTTCTTTTTTTATGCAGCATAAGGCAGCCGATCTTACTGATCGTATAAATCTGCAAGTACATTATTGTGGCACTGCTGTACAGAATATACTCCTTCTTATTTCATCTGCCATAGTCACTCTCGCGTATATCTTTTTAATGATATTTATCTCCTTCTACATAACCTTGATCGCCAGCGCCGTGATTTTTGGAATTTTTGTTTTTCTTCGTTATCTTACCTCATCGGTCAGGCGTTATGGAACCCAGTCAGCGGATTCAATCGGCGCGATGTCTGCAAGGATCGGGGAGATGATAATGGGTATCGCCACAGTAAAAATGTTCGGCCGCGAAAAACATGAAACAAACCGCGCAAGCGAACTTCTTGCTATCATACGGGACAGTCAGTATAAATCTTTAAATTGGGAAGCCACTATACAACCTTTAAGCGAAATTTTTATTACAGCCACTATATTGATTTTAATTATTGCATCGATTTTTTTTATTAGCCAACCGCCTGATTTTGCACTGTTGATTACTTTCCTGTTTCTTCTTTCACGGCTTAATTCAAAAGCTTCAATTATAAGTTCATTATTCGCCAAGACAAGGAGTCAGTTGGGATATGTGGATCGTGTTATAAGTATTTATCAGGATATGAAAAGCCAAATATTCAATAATGGAACTTATGAAATTAAAAAAATAGATGACAGTATTTTTTTAAATAATATAACTTTTTATTATCCGGGTTCACACCAAGCTGTCTTTGAAAAGAGTACCCTTAAAGTGCGGAAGGGTGAAAAAATTGCTATTATCGGCCCATCCGGTTCAGGAAAGTCAACTATGATCAATCTTCTATTAAGATTTTATGATCCTGATAAGGGTTCTGTTTTTATAGACGGAAAGAATCTGACTGATTTAGAGATAGCTTCTTACCGGCGCAGGATAGCAATTGTAAGCCAGGATATATTTTTATTTCATGATACTGTCAGGAATAATATTGCCTATGGCGCAGACAATACAAGTAATGAAGATATAGTTGTGGCTTGCAAACAGGCCTTTGCTCATGATTTTATCATTTCCCTTGAACATGGGTATGATACAGTTATTGCCGACCGCGGGATGAAACTATCCGGCGGACAAAAGCAGAGAATAGCCATAGCAAGAGCAATTTTAAAAGACCCCGATATTCTGATTCTGGATGAAGCGACCAGCGGGCTGGATAAACAGACTGAGATCCAGGTTCAAGAATCGCTGGAAAAGCTTGCTATAGATCGAACTGTAATTATAATTACACACCGTTTAAAGGCGCTTAAAAAAGTAGATAAAGTTTACGAGATAAAAGATGGTAAATTTATTTTAAAAGGATAA